The window TCATCCATGATACAGGAGATAGTTTATTCTTCAATGGTGCCTTCTTTGTGACAACGTTTGTTAGTATTGCCTACTATGTTGTAGCTGTCATTATGCAATTAAATAAGGAGTTGTTCAGTGATACGAAGCGTTTAATCGCATACACCCCATGCAATGCTATAGCCTATGCGTTGGGCTTCAGCATCCTGTTCCTTGCTTTCAGAGACAACTTCCACTTCCATCTTGAGCAACCAATATCAGAGTATGCGTCTCTACTTACAGCAAACATAATACTCTTAGGAGGAGTACTTATCCTGCGCAACCGCTTCGAAATAAGTGAAAACAAGTTAGCATACGAGATTAGCCTCTACCTTGCAGGAATCTTATTTGCTATAACTGTATGGAATTACACTGATCCTGAAGGACTCTTACTGAGATGGTTAATGGCACTTGTAACAATCGCTTATATGGCATATTGTATGCGTGGTCAACTCCTTGTAACCTCTAATCAGCGAAACTTACATACAGAATACTCTATCATATCAACACTGATGTGGCTTACTTTGACGCGTTTATTGCTGATTACTTTCAATGAAGAAAACTTCAGTACCGCCTTCTCTTTGTCGTTAGGTATTGCAGCCTTCATCTTGATGTGTATCGGTATGCGTTACCACAGTAAGGAGATTCGTATTGTTAGCTTGGCAGAATTCGGTATTGTCATTGGTAAACTCATTCTCAATGACGTATGGGCAATGCCTGCTCTCGGTAAGATTATTGTCTTCATCAGCCTTGGAGCCCTTCTCCTTATCCTCTCATTCCTCTATCAAAAACTTAAAGATGCTCTCTTCAATGAGAAGGAACAAGAACAGGAGTAAGCCTCAACATCAGACATTAACATAACAACAATCGCCCTCATCTGTTCAAGCTTCATTTCTATCTTGGACTGATGAGGGCAATTGCTTTGGTATAGTATTCGTGTTTCTTACCTATTATATTAGGAGAGATAACTTCTTAATAATTCAATCCAAACATCCAAAGAGGTATGATATTACCTGTACCAATCTCGATATCATCTTTTACTACATATCCCTTCTTAGCTTCAGCGATCTGTTTCTGCCCCTTACTCTTTCCTCCGACTTCAAAGGTTACACCATTAATCTCAAAGTCTGAGATACGAGAAACTATAATATCATTATGTACTCTCAACTGATTATAGAAGAAGGTTTCTCTTATATTCCCAATATTAGCTTCACTACCTGCTAAGATATAAGCTAAATTAGGATTATCGAGATAAACCTTATCGACCTTACCTAATCCTCTTATGCCACCAGTAGCATCTCGTAATTGACTAATAATCCCAGCCTTTTCCATATACAAGAAGTAATCAGGAAGTACATTCCTGCTCACTCCCACCATTGTTGCCAACGAATCCATGACTGGCTTAAAAGGTACGCTACGTGAAATTATAGCAAGCAACTTCTTTAGCTTACGACTTGTTGAAAGCGTCATATTTGCAAACTGTGGTATATCAACCTCCATCGTAAGATTGACACTTTGGTTTAATAACATTATAAACTCAACGTCATCTCCAAATGGATAATACCCATGACGCAAATACTCTTTAAACAAAGGTAGTGGATGTTCCAGTCCTTTGGGGAGTTCTACACGATGTTGAAGAATATCTTCTAAACTATAAGCTGGAACAACAATGCCCTTAAACATCTCCAGATACTCTCTGAAAGAAAGCCCCTGTAAATGATAAACAGGAGCGCGACGGCTAAGGTCTGCCTCTCCTTGTATTATATCAAGGACCGACGAACCAGTAAAAGCAACTTTCAAATCAACGTGGGTATCATATATCTGCTTTAGTTCTTGTGCCCAACCTATGTACTTGTGAATCTCATCAATAAAGAGATATTCTCCTCCTTCTCTGCAGAATTCATCTGCCAAATCAACAAGTGTATGAGATGAAAAATAGACATAATCAGCTGAAACATAAAGCATATTCTGCTCTGACTGATACTCCTTTATATATTGTAGAAACATCGTTGTCTTACCGACACCACGTGGACCAACCAGCCCTAACATCTGTCTTCCCCAGTCTAAACGATTATATAGATAACGATGAAAAGTGGTAGAGGTGTACTCTATCCTTTCCCGCATAAATTGTATTAAACTAATATCCATAGCTCTTCTTTTTGCTACAAAGATACGAAAAATGCACTAACCACAGTGCAAAATCAGCAATAAATTGCACTATGCGCAGTGCAATTTGTGTTAAACAATGCACTATCTACAGTGCATATCACAACGATTCCTGCACTATCCGTAGTGCAATTGAAATAATACATAGCATAAAAGAATGCTTATGAGTACTGCGCTCTGGTGAGTCTTTCCCATATATTGATTAGTTATTAGGCTCTGATTATCATCATTATAATAACCTTGATGCTCCTTTCTTCCCATCTTCAACCTATGTGCGAGTACTCCGCACATGCCGTGCTAATGGTTCGCACCAATGGTGTTCGGCGTCCGCACCAGTGGTGCGGAGCACTAAACACATTGCAATAACTTATCAAAATGGGGGCAACTTATTGACAGAAGCAAGCTATACTACCAAAACTAACTAACCGATATACGGTTAAAAAAAATCACATACAAGAGAATACAATTACAGTAACAGATAGTCACAACATACAAAGCTGTTCTTTTAGAAGTTTAAAGACATAGAAAATTACCGACGAAGCATGTTAAAAGAATAAAAAAACACATCGCTAATGTAGTTCTTCAGTAAAAAAAACGACTAATAGAATAACATTGGTCTTTTTTATTTACCTTTGTAATAAGATAATATCTAAGATAAGTAACGTCTTAATAACACCTTTAAGGTGAGAAGAAGTAACATTAAATGGCAGAAAAGTATATATTTAACACATAAAACAATAAGCACATGAAAGCAAAAATCTTACTTTTTGCAGCCTCATTCATAGCTACATCAGCTATGGCACAGGGACTGAAGTCGGGTGTAGACCGCAACAACATGGACTTTAACGTGAAGCCCGGTGAGAACTTCTATGAGTATGCTGCAGGTAACTGGTTGAAGAGCCATCCGCTTGACAAGGAGCATCCAATGAACGGTGCCTTTGTTGATTTGGAAGAATTGAACAAGAAACGCATCCGTGAAATGGTTGAGGATTATGCGAAGAAGCCACAAACGAAAGGTACTGTAGCACAGAAGATTGCTTCTATCTACAACCTTTACATGGATAGTGTACGCCGTAATCGTGAGGGATATACACCTATTAAGCCTGTATTGGCAAAGATTCGTGCTGCGAAGAATCGTAAGGACCTTATCAAACTGATGTATGACCTCGATGTGAAAGGCTATGGCACCTTCCCTGTTGGCTTTGGTATGACAGTAGATGCTATGAACTCAGATCGTTATATCATTGGTATCTCACAAGGTGGTATTGGTCTTGATCCAGAATATTATACAAAGCCTAACGATCAACAGAAGGCTGTTATAGCAGCATATAAGAGTCTGAACAACGATTTGTTCAAGATGACTGGCAACGATGCTGCAACTGCTAAGAAGAAGATGGAGGAAGCTTTCTCAATTGAGAACCAAATTGCAAAGGTTAGCTATGACCAAGTAAAGTCACGTGATCCACAAGCTAACTATCACCCAATGACTTGGGAACAACTCTTGAAAAACTATCCTGGTGTCGATTGGAACTATCTTTTGAAAGCTTCCGGCTATCCTAATAACGGTGGAAAGGTTGATGTTGGACAGCCAGAGCCTGTACATGAAGTTGAGAAGATACTTGCTACGGCTCCGTTAGACGCATTGAAAGCCTACATGGAGCTTGCTGTTATCTCAAGTTCTGCAGGTATGTTGTCTGATAACTTCTCTGATCGTAACTTTGAATATACCAAGGTTGCATACGGTGTTCAGCAGCAACAGCCACGTTGGAAGCGTGCTTTGTCTTTCGTACAGGGTATCATGGGTGAGGCTGTAGGTAAGCTCTACGTACAGAAGTACTTCCCTGAGAGCAGTAAGCAACGTATGATTACATTGGTAAAGAACCTCCAAGATGCTTTTGCACAGCGTATTGAAGAGAACACATGGATGACTGCTGCAACAAAGAAAAAAGCCATAGAGAAGTTGCAGGCATTTGATATTAAGATCGGTTATCCTGATAAATGGCAGAATATGGATAGCGTTTTCGTGATTGATGATAATAAGTCATTGATTGAAAACGTGAAGGCTGTACAGGAAGCAGCTATGAAGTATCGTATTGCTAAACGCTGGGGTAAGCCTGTTGATAAGAAGGAATGGCACATGACTCCACAGACGGTTAATGCTTACTATGACCCAACAACCAACAGTATTAACTTCCCTGCAGCTATTCTCCAGCCTCCATTCTTCGATCCAACAGTGGATGATGCAGCTAATTATGGTGCTATCGGTGCTGTCATTGGTCATGAGATGAGCCACGGATTTGACGACCAAGGTTGTCAATTTGATAAGGATGGTAACATGAAGAACTGGTGGACAGAAGAGGATAAGAAGAACTATGACGCTCGTACAAAGGTCCTTGTAGACTGGTTCAACAAGCAGGAAGTAATCCCTGGCTTATATGTCAACGGTGAGAAGACACTCGGTGAAAACATCGGTGATAACGGAGGTTTGAACATTGCCTTCCGTGCACTTGAGAACAGTATGAAGGCAAAACCACTGAGCGATATGGACGGTTTCACACCTGCACAGCGTTTCTTCCTCGCTTGGGGACGTGTCTGGGCAAGCAACGTTGCTCCTCAGTTTGTTGCTTATATTGTCAATTCTGATGTTCACTCACCAAGTATCAGCCGTGTGAATGCAGCCCTTCCAATGATTGATAATTGGTATAAGGCTTTCGACATCAAAGAAGGTGACAAACTCTTCGTGCCACAACAGAATCGTGCACACATCTGGTAAGAGAATATTTTGATAATGTACATATCATTTGATATGCTTTATAAGCTCTGTAGTGTCACTATCTATTAAGCAATGACCACAGAGTTTTATACCTAATATAAAGGGAGTGTGTCCAACAAAAAGGATCCACTCCCTTCTTACTTTTGGACGTTTCTTTTTTAAACTTCTACCTTCTCGTATCAAAGTAGTTTTTGTTAAACAAAAATCAAAAGTCTTCCTATCGACAAAACTAAAACCAAAATACAAAGAATAAATAATCACAAGCAACCTTTTGAGCACAGAGAAGGATGAAAAAGAGAAAAACAAGAATGATATTTCATAGTCATTCTTTTATCAGATTAAGCATAAAAAACGCTGATTTCACCGTAAATTAGAACTAAATATTTTACGAATAGAATAATCTTTAAGCCCTAAAAATCAGACATATTAGCCTCTATTATAGGTGTAACAACAAAGTATTTTGTCATAATTTAACAAGTACAACGAGAAACATGATACTTTCCTTAATTCTCATATTATTGATAAGAAATAGTATTATTTATCTATTAATTCAATAAAATATTGTATATTTGCACCCAACAATAATTTTAATTGTAGATAAAATAGTAAAAAGTTTTTGCATAACAGCGCAATTTATATGCATTACTGAGCATAAAGAGCATCACAGGAACATAATAAACAGATTAAGATTCAAGATTTCAAGCAGCAGTAGGTAAGCTTACAAAACAACATTCTTTCATTAAAGACGGTATAAGAAACAAAGACATCGTTCTGCAAGAAACAAATAGATGTACAGACAAACATCATAAGTCTTGCCTAAATTCACCTGCTAAAATATAATAAAAAAGGAAACATACATACTGAATCTTTTCAGATTAGCATAAATAAAAATAACTACCAAAATCCTATTTTCAATGGGATATTTTTAGTTACCAGTGGGATTTCATCGTGAGATGAGATCCCACACCTTTTTTATAGAAGTACAAGATGATTCCTCTATTGTGCAAAATTCATCCTGTTCCACACCCAACTAATATCTGAAAAGCAGTTTTATAGAATCTTTATCTCCTATAACTGTAATCATTTCATTTCTTTTCAGTATCTTTGCATTCGGATAAATCATCAATTAAAAACAGAAAGAATATGAATGTAGGAGATAAAGTACCAGAGATTCTGGGAACTGACCAGGATGGAAAAGAAATTAAGTTGAGCGATTATAAAGGACAAAAGATTGTTCTTTATTTCTACCCTAAGGATTCAACATCAGGCTGCACAGCGCAGGCATGCAACCTTCGTGATAACTACAAGGAGTTAAGAGATAAGGGATATGTGATTATCGGAGCAAGTATACAGGACGAGAAGTCACACAAGAAGTTTATTGAGAAGAACGAACTTCCCTTCCCACTCATTGCCGATACCGACTTAAAGCTCGTTGAGACATTCGGTGTTTATGGTGAAAAGAAGATGTATGGTCGCACCTACATGGGTACATTCCGCACTACTTTCATCATCAACGAGGATGGTATCATTGAGCGCATCCTCGGTCCAAAGCAAATTAAGACTAAGGATCACGCTGCTCAAATCCTTGCTGAAGACTAAGTCTTGCAATGGAAGACATAGTAACAGAAAGCCGATAACACGCTCATAATAATAAGAGAACGCCGATAATAAAAGATTCAAAAAACGCTCTCTACTAAAAGAGATGTGATAAAAAGAAACGAAACAACTATGTCTAAAGCTCAAGACACAAGCAGTAAGAAAACGAAGACGATAAGCAAAGATAGCAAAAGTCTAAGGAATAAAAAGCAACCTCACCATTCACTTCCCTCTTCACTTGGAGAGGGAGGGATGGTGAGGTCTTTTTGTAAGGGTATAGAAACAAACTCATTACGAAAAAGACTCCTTACCCTTGCTAACAAATATGAAACCTCATCTTTTCTCAATGGCGATCCATCATGGTTTATGCACCAAGTGATTGGCAAAAGGAATCAAGAAACCATCGCTTTTATTGCTGCGTGCCTAAGTTATGGTTCACGACAGGTTTTCCTGCCTCGCATACAATATCTGCTCGATTGCTCACGTAGCGAACCCTACGAATGGATTAAAACAGGAAAGTACACACTCGACATTCCTAATGACAATCAATGCTTCTATCGTTTGTATACCAATGCTATGATGTGCAACCTCTTCCATGCACTACGAAAGATGTATGAGGAGTATGGAGACATGGAGAATTACATTCGCAGCTATGCAAACCTCCAAAAGGGAAGTAAAAAGACAGATACAATTACCGCTATTGAAGCCATTTGTGACCATTTTTTTAAACATGAAGCCGTAGGAATCGTACCAAAAAACACGAGTTCAAGCTGTAAACGTGTATGTATGTTCCTACGCTGGATGGTTCGAACCAACTCTCCAGTAGACCTTGGACTATGGTCTGAACTCATCGACCAACGTTCGCTCATCATCCCTCTTGACACCCATGTTATACAGCAGTCTCTGCAATTAGGACTCATCACAAGCAAGACTGCTTCTATGTCGGTTGCTCGAAAACTAACCGATAAACTATTAGAGATCTTTCCTGATGACCCTCTAAAAGCTGATTTTGCACTCTTTGGATATGGAGTAAACCAGAAATAGAACAATCATCCCTGTTTGATAACAGACTCAAAGGATAAAGTAAGAACTCGTATTCTTTATTACCTTTGTAATAAAAATTCAAAGACTCAAAAACTAAAGAGGCTTAATTGGACGCTAACTAAGGCTTAATTGGCTTGCAAAAGGTGCCCTTTTGAGGTCTAACTAACGCCCTTTTGAAGTCTTATTAAGCACCTTTTAAAATGCACTTTCATACAACCCTGATTATAAGATAGTTACAAAAGCAGAACAAAAGGGTGCTTTTTTCTTAAATATCTGACTTCCTTTACTCTTTTTTTGTAAAGTTATTTCAAACTCACTAAATACTAAAACCAGTTTTCGAAATGGAAAGAAAGGGAGTATGAACAAGCGAAAATCGGTACTTGAAAACAAATAAAAACAAAAATCCCGACTACGTTATAAACGCAGTCGGGACCTTGTAACTACTCTCAAATTTCTAAATTACTTTTAAATTAGGCAGAGACGTGATTATTCAAATTAACTGCCTTTGCTACTAATGCTGCAACTACTACAGCTGATAATACTACTGAAATCATAATCTTTTTACCTTTAATGGGGAACCTTTTTCCCCTGTTCATTAATATGTTATCCTTTAATTACGAGTGCAAAGTTAGACAAAAACAAAACATCCAACAAAAGATACAAACAATAAAGTTAGGAATCTATCTTTTAATTAGCCTGCATCAAGCCGATTGACGTAAATCAAAGAAATATCACTTGCTTTTCTCAAATATTTAAACTAACTTTGCCAGCCACAAGCAAAAACGCACAAAAAGAATGGAGAAAAACCAAGAATTACGCAATGCGTGGGACTTTGTTGAACACACTGGGATAAGTATTTTCCTCACAGGAAAGGCTGGAACTGGTAAAACAACCTTCCTTCGTACACTCAAAGAGCGCAGCAATAAACGAAACATTATTGTTGCTCCTACTGGTGTGGCTGCTATCAATGCGGGCGGTATGACGATTCATTCTTTCTTCCAGTTGCCCCTCTCGCCCTTCGTACCTAATACTAACATCAAGAATCGATTTGATTATAGCAAAGAGAAACGCAAGATTATGCGTACACTCGATTTGCTTATCATTGACGAGATTAGTATGGTACGGGCTGATGTTCTTGATGCAATTGACTCCGTTTTACGTCGTTTTCGTGAGCCAGACAAGCCCTTTGGTGGTGTACAACTCCTGATGATAGGCGACTTACAACAGCTTACTCCCGTTGTAACTCCTGAAGAAGAGGAACTATTACGACAGTACTATGACACTCCTTATTTCTTTGGTTCAAAGGCATTACGCAGCATTAGCTATGTAACTATTGAGTTAACCCACGTCTATCGACAGCAAGATGAAACCTTCATCACCTTACTTAATAATATAAGAGAGGGGAAAGTGTCTGCAGATGACCTCCAACGCCTCAACGAAAGATATGACCCAACGTTCCAACCACAGGAAGGTAGTGATTATATTCGATTGACAACACATAACAGAATGGCGGAAAGCTATAACGAAGACCAACTTCGTAAACTTCCCGCAAAAGCCTATACCTTCAGCGCAGAAACCGATGGTAACTTCCCTGAATACAACTATCCAACAGACTTCAACCTTACGCTAAAGACGGGTGCGCAGGTGATGTTCATACGTAATGACAACAATGGACGTTACTATAATGGACGTATCGGACACATTACTCATGTTGATAATGAGAAGATATACGTTCTATGCCCTGGAGAGAATGAGG is drawn from Prevotella melaninogenica and contains these coding sequences:
- a CDS encoding ATP-binding protein — protein: MDISLIQFMRERIEYTSTTFHRYLYNRLDWGRQMLGLVGPRGVGKTTMFLQYIKEYQSEQNMLYVSADYVYFSSHTLVDLADEFCREGGEYLFIDEIHKYIGWAQELKQIYDTHVDLKVAFTGSSVLDIIQGEADLSRRAPVYHLQGLSFREYLEMFKGIVVPAYSLEDILQHRVELPKGLEHPLPLFKEYLRHGYYPFGDDVEFIMLLNQSVNLTMEVDIPQFANMTLSTSRKLKKLLAIISRSVPFKPVMDSLATMVGVSRNVLPDYFLYMEKAGIISQLRDATGGIRGLGKVDKVYLDNPNLAYILAGSEANIGNIRETFFYNQLRVHNDIIVSRISDFEINGVTFEVGGKSKGQKQIAEAKKGYVVKDDIEIGTGNIIPLWMFGLNY
- a CDS encoding M13 family metallopeptidase → MKAKILLFAASFIATSAMAQGLKSGVDRNNMDFNVKPGENFYEYAAGNWLKSHPLDKEHPMNGAFVDLEELNKKRIREMVEDYAKKPQTKGTVAQKIASIYNLYMDSVRRNREGYTPIKPVLAKIRAAKNRKDLIKLMYDLDVKGYGTFPVGFGMTVDAMNSDRYIIGISQGGIGLDPEYYTKPNDQQKAVIAAYKSLNNDLFKMTGNDAATAKKKMEEAFSIENQIAKVSYDQVKSRDPQANYHPMTWEQLLKNYPGVDWNYLLKASGYPNNGGKVDVGQPEPVHEVEKILATAPLDALKAYMELAVISSSAGMLSDNFSDRNFEYTKVAYGVQQQQPRWKRALSFVQGIMGEAVGKLYVQKYFPESSKQRMITLVKNLQDAFAQRIEENTWMTAATKKKAIEKLQAFDIKIGYPDKWQNMDSVFVIDDNKSLIENVKAVQEAAMKYRIAKRWGKPVDKKEWHMTPQTVNAYYDPTTNSINFPAAILQPPFFDPTVDDAANYGAIGAVIGHEMSHGFDDQGCQFDKDGNMKNWWTEEDKKNYDARTKVLVDWFNKQEVIPGLYVNGEKTLGENIGDNGGLNIAFRALENSMKAKPLSDMDGFTPAQRFFLAWGRVWASNVAPQFVAYIVNSDVHSPSISRVNAALPMIDNWYKAFDIKEGDKLFVPQQNRAHIW
- the bcp gene encoding thioredoxin-dependent thiol peroxidase gives rise to the protein MNVGDKVPEILGTDQDGKEIKLSDYKGQKIVLYFYPKDSTSGCTAQACNLRDNYKELRDKGYVIIGASIQDEKSHKKFIEKNELPFPLIADTDLKLVETFGVYGEKKMYGRTYMGTFRTTFIINEDGIIERILGPKQIKTKDHAAQILAED
- a CDS encoding TIGR02757 family protein, translated to MVRSFCKGIETNSLRKRLLTLANKYETSSFLNGDPSWFMHQVIGKRNQETIAFIAACLSYGSRQVFLPRIQYLLDCSRSEPYEWIKTGKYTLDIPNDNQCFYRLYTNAMMCNLFHALRKMYEEYGDMENYIRSYANLQKGSKKTDTITAIEAICDHFFKHEAVGIVPKNTSSSCKRVCMFLRWMVRTNSPVDLGLWSELIDQRSLIIPLDTHVIQQSLQLGLITSKTASMSVARKLTDKLLEIFPDDPLKADFALFGYGVNQK